The following are encoded in a window of Castanea sativa cultivar Marrone di Chiusa Pesio chromosome 9, ASM4071231v1 genomic DNA:
- the LOC142610358 gene encoding L-galactono-1,4-lactone dehydrogenase, mitochondrial, which translates to MLRALILKRSHPSSLHHHHHLLKPLTSSTSTATTTATTPRRTFCTTTTTTPTPIASSTTSELRKYLGYTALVFFCGVATYYSFPFPENAKHKKAQFFRYAPLPDDLHTVSNWSGTHEVQTRVFHQPENLQQLENVVKEAHKAKTRIRPVGSGLSPNGIGLSRAGMVNLALMDKVLEVDKGKKTVRVEAGIRVQQLVDGIKDSGLTLQNFASIREQQIGGIVQVGAHGTGARLPPIDEQVISMKLVTPAKGTIEVSKEKDPELFYLARCGLGALGVVAEVTIQCVERQELVEHTTVSNVKEIKKNHKKLLSENKHVKYLHIPYTDTVVVVTCNPVSKWRGPPKFTPKYSSDEAIQHVRDLYKESLQKYRKITTESPDSNEPDINEFSFTELRDKLLAMDPLNKDYVIKINQAEAEFWRKSEGYRVGWSDEILGFDCGGQQWVSETCFPAGTLAKPSMKDLEFIEDLKQLIEKQDIPAPAPIEQRWTARSKSPMSPASSSGENDIFSWVGIIMYLPTMDARQRKEITEEFFHYRHLTQSRLWDRYSAYEHWAKIEVPKDKEELAALQARLRKRFPVDAYNKARRELDPNMILSNNKLEKLFQSSDTV; encoded by the exons ATGCTCAGAGCTCTCATTCTCAAACGCTCTCACCCTTCTtctctccaccaccaccaccacctcctcaAACCCCTCACCTCCTCCACctccaccgccaccaccaccgccaccacaCCCAGACGAACCTTctgcaccaccaccaccaccaccccaaCACCCATCGCTTCCTCCACCACCTCAGAGCTCCGCAAATACCTCGGCTACACAGCTCTCGTCTTCTTCTGCGGCGTCGCCACCTACTACTCCTTCCCATTCCCCGAAAACGCCAAGCACAAAAAAGCCCAATTCTTCCGCTACGCCCCATTGCCCGACGACCTCCACACTGTCTCCAACTGGAGTGGGACCCACGAGGTCCAAACCCGGGTTTTTCACCAACCCGAGAATCTCCAACAGCTGGAGAATGTGGTTAAGGAAGCTCATAAAGCTAAGACCCGGATTAGGCCGGTCGGGTCGGGGCTTTCCCCGAATGGGATCGGGTTATCCAGAGCTGGGATGGTGAACTTGGCGTTGATGGATAAGGTTTTGGAAGTGGATAAAGGGAAGAAGACTGTGAGAGTTGAAGCTGGGATAAGGGTTCAGCAATTGGTTGATGGGATTAAGGATTCTGGGCTTACTTTGCAGAATTTTGCTTCCATTAGAGAGCAGCAGATTGGTGGCATTGTTCag GTTGGGGCACATGGTACTGGTGCAAGACTGCCTCCCATTGATGAGCAGGTCATCAGCATGAAACTGGTAACTCCTGCCAAGGGGACAATAGAGGTTTCAAAAGAGAAAGATCCGGAGCTGTTTTATTTAGCTCGTTGTGGTCTAGGCGCTCTTGGTGTGGTAGCTGAAGTCACAATCCAATGTGTTGAGAGACAGGAGCTTGTGGAGCACACAACTGTCTCAAATGtgaaagaaatcaagaaaaaccACAA GAAATTGCTATCTGAGAATAAGCATGTGAAGTACCTACATATTCCATATACTGACACTGTTGTGGTTGTGACGTGCAATCCTGTTTCAAAGTGGAGAGGCCCCCCAAAGTTCACACCCAAATATAGTAGTGATGAAGCCATACAGCATGTTCGAGATCTCTATAAGGAATCCCTCCAGAAATACAG AAAAATTACAACTGAATCTCCAGACAGCAATGAACCAGACATAAATGAGTTTTCATTTACAGAGTTGAGAGATAAACTACTTGCCATGGATCCTCTCAACAAGGACTATGTTATAAAGATCAATCAAGCCGAGGCTGAGTTCTGGAGGAAGTCAGAGGGATACAGAGTGGGATGGAGTGATGAAATATTGGGCTTTGATTGTGGTGGCCAACAGTGGGTTTCTGAAACATGTTTCCCTGCGGGAACGCTAGCCAAGCCAAGCATGAAAGACCTTGAATTCATAGAAGATCTGAAGCAGCTCATAGAGAAGCAAGATATACCTGCACCTGCACCAATAGAGCAGCGTTGGACAGCTCGCAGCAAGAGTCCCATGAGTCCAGCTTCAAGCTCTGGAGAGAATGATATATTCTCATGG GTTGGAATTATCATGTACCTGCCTACAATGGATGCCCGCCAGAGAAAGGAAATAACAGAAGAGTTCTTCCACTACCGGCATCTGACCCAGTCACGATTGTGGGATCGGTATTCTGCTTATGAACATTGGGCTAAGATAGAG GTTCCAAAGGACAAAGAAGAGCTGGCAGCTCTCCAAGCAAGGCTAAGGAAGCGTTTTCCAGTGGATGCATACAATAAAGCACGAAGGGAATTGGACCCCAACATGATCCTTTCTAATAACAAGCTGGAGAAGCTGTTCCAATCATCAGACACTGTTTGA